In one Paraburkholderia azotifigens genomic region, the following are encoded:
- a CDS encoding polyamine ABC transporter substrate-binding protein: MRTHIKAQCVALAVVAVAAVTAHAAETLNVVTFGGAYEAAAKKAYFEPFTQATGVNFSLESYDGGLAKLSAMEQAKNTTWDLMDLESNDAITACDEGLLKKFDKKSLGNTSDFIPGAISDCAVASMVWSTVYAYDASKLKTAPSTINDFFDLQKFPGKRGLRKSPKGSMEWALIADGVDPKDVYKVLGTPAGVDRAFKKLDTIKKSIVWWESGAQAPQLLADGAVVMTQAYNGRIDDAAKKDNKPFRIVWDGQVYDYEWWGIPKGAKHADAAAKFIVSASQPKAYADLSKYIAYAPPRKDAISLVEKQRLADLPTAPDNFKRAIQINPTFWADNADEINKRFQVWLTQ; this comes from the coding sequence ATGCGCACTCACATCAAAGCACAATGCGTCGCACTTGCCGTAGTCGCCGTCGCTGCTGTTACGGCGCACGCCGCGGAAACGCTCAACGTTGTCACCTTTGGCGGCGCCTATGAGGCCGCGGCGAAGAAAGCCTATTTCGAGCCGTTCACGCAGGCGACCGGCGTCAACTTCTCGCTCGAATCGTATGACGGCGGTCTCGCGAAACTTTCAGCGATGGAGCAGGCGAAGAACACAACATGGGATCTCATGGATCTCGAGAGCAACGATGCCATCACGGCATGTGACGAAGGGCTGCTCAAGAAGTTCGACAAGAAGAGTCTTGGCAATACGAGCGACTTCATTCCCGGGGCTATCAGCGACTGTGCGGTCGCAAGCATGGTGTGGTCCACGGTCTACGCCTATGACGCGAGCAAGCTCAAGACAGCGCCGAGCACTATCAACGATTTCTTCGACTTGCAGAAATTCCCTGGCAAGCGCGGGCTGCGCAAGTCACCGAAGGGGTCGATGGAATGGGCGCTGATCGCCGACGGCGTCGATCCGAAAGACGTGTACAAGGTGCTCGGGACGCCAGCGGGCGTTGACCGCGCATTCAAGAAGCTCGACACGATCAAAAAGAGCATCGTCTGGTGGGAGTCGGGCGCACAAGCGCCGCAACTGCTCGCCGATGGCGCCGTCGTGATGACGCAGGCCTACAACGGCCGAATCGACGATGCTGCGAAGAAGGACAACAAGCCCTTCAGGATCGTCTGGGATGGGCAGGTCTATGACTATGAATGGTGGGGCATCCCAAAGGGAGCAAAGCACGCCGACGCGGCCGCGAAGTTCATCGTCTCCGCGTCGCAGCCGAAGGCTTATGCCGATCTCTCGAAGTACATCGCCTATGCGCCGCCGCGCAAGGACGCGATCTCGCTCGTCGAGAAGCAGCGACTGGCCGACCTGCCGACCGCGCCGGATAACTTCAAGCGTGCGATTCAGATCAATCCGACCTTCTGGGCGGATAACGCTGACGAGATCAACAAGCGCTTCCAGGTTTGGTTGACGCAGTAA